In Cryptomeria japonica chromosome 10, Sugi_1.0, whole genome shotgun sequence, a genomic segment contains:
- the LOC131037688 gene encoding transcription factor HHO2 isoform X1 — protein sequence MKNLLGSGGKYVFKWSGDWFNGGNAWFKKSLILPMCISPHTIEDEGLLWDEMEITQQEISPCELTLECRPSAKRSHTVFGDETQQLQKYLRGLQMERHKIEAFKRELPHSMQLLDDAIEASEQQLGNCEKFKHPIDEEQKSVLQEFIPVKKPSCEESVGNKYEGIEVKGETAYTSNDMPKWMISTPLWSHNYEAKQNSLKQQDSHPQQSFALHRAGGAFSPFSREQNENPRYPHPDQSCGADEVDSHAIPSCKMVVSLKNRNGEDDNGFKKTFEAQDGSVSKTSDGANTNSNTTATECQRKPRRCWSQELHRKFVDALQHLGGSQATPKQIRELMKVDGLTNDEVKSHLQKYRLHTRRLSPPSVSTLAQPQVPPHLVVVGGIWVHPEHASTRGQGLYAALPAIQHGHFYCQPSNPAINGAEDFCPQRINTPLYEIQEEPRGSPQSWGMGVYTKSKSFDMKEEDEDSERGNEEITRNIGRGLSLRRCSQ from the exons ATGAAGAATTTGTTGGGTAGTGGAGGAAAATATGTTTTTAAGTGGAGTGGTGATTGGTTTAATGGTGGAAATGCTTGGTTCAAAAAGAGTTTGATTCTTCCAATGTGCATAAGCCCCCACACCATAGAAGATGAG GGTTTGCTTTGGGATGAGATGGAGATAACCCAACAAGAGATCTCTCCCTGTGAATTAACATTGGAATGCAGGCCATCTGCAAAAAGATCACACACTGTCTTTGGAGATGAGACCCAGCAACTTCAAAAGTATCTGCGAGGACTGCAAATGGAGCGTCATAAAATTGAAGCTTTTAAACGAGAACTTCCTCATTCTATGCAACTGCTTGATGATG CTATTGAGGCTTCAGAACAGCAGCTGGGAAACTGTGAGAAGTTTAAGCACCCCATAGATGAGGAACAAAAATCTGTACTCCAAGAATTCATTCCTGTAAAAAAACCTAGCTGTGAAGAATCTGTAGGGAATAAATATGAGGGAATTGAGGTGAAGGGAGAAACTGCATATACATCAAATGATATGCCCAAGTGGATGATCTCAACTCCATTATGGAGCCACAACTATGAAGCTAAGCAG AATAGTTTGAAGCAGCAGGATTCACATCCACAACAAAGCTTTGCTTTACATAGAGCCGGTGGAGCATTTTCGCCATTCTCAAGAGAACAGAATGAAAACCCTAGATATCCACACCCTGATCAATCATGTGGTGCAGATGAGGTTGACAGCCATGCAATACCCAGCTGTAAAATGGTAGTTAGCTTGAAGAATAGAAATGGTGAAGATGATAATGGATTCAAGAAAACTTTTGAAGCCCAAGATGGTAGTGTTTCAAAGACATCTGATGGGGCCAACACCAACTCCAACACAACAGCCACTGAATGTCAGAGAAAGCCCAGAAGATGTTGGTCTCAAGAGCTCCATCGAAAATTTGTTGATGCTCTTCAACACTTGGGTGGCTCACAGG CCACTCCAAAGCAAATCAGAGAATTAATGAAAGTAGATGGGCTTACCAATGACGAAGTCAAAAGTCATTTGCAG AAATATAGGCTGCATACCAGAAGGCTGAGTCCTCCTTCTGTATCCACCTTAGCTCAACCTCAAGTTCCTCCTCACTTAGTAGTGGTGGGAGGCATTTGGGTTCATCCAGAACATGCATCTACAAGGGGCCAAGGTCTCTACGCTGCATTACCTGCTATACAACATGGGCATTTCTATTGCCAACCTTCTAATCCTGCCATTAATGGAGCAGAAGACTTTTGTCCTCAGAGGATTAATACACCACTTTATGAAATCCAAGAAGAGCCTCGAGGATCACCTCAATCATGGGGTATGGGAGTCTACACAAAATCTAAAAGTTTTGACAtgaaagaagaagatgaagacagtgAGAGAGGTAATGAGGAAATAACAAGAAATATTGGAAGGGGACTCTCTCTTCGCCGCTGTTCACAGTAA
- the LOC131037688 gene encoding transcription factor HHO2 isoform X3, with the protein MGLLWDEMEITQQEISPCELTLECRPSAKRSHTVFGDETQQLQKYLRGLQMERHKIEAFKRELPHSMQLLDDAIEASEQQLGNCEKFKHPIDEEQKSVLQEFIPVKKPSCEESVGNKYEGIEVKGETAYTSNDMPKWMISTPLWSHNYEAKQNSLKQQDSHPQQSFALHRAGGAFSPFSREQNENPRYPHPDQSCGADEVDSHAIPSCKMVVSLKNRNGEDDNGFKKTFEAQDGSVSKTSDGANTNSNTTATECQRKPRRCWSQELHRKFVDALQHLGGSQATPKQIRELMKVDGLTNDEVKSHLQKYRLHTRRLSPPSVSTLAQPQVPPHLVVVGGIWVHPEHASTRGQGLYAALPAIQHGHFYCQPSNPAINGAEDFCPQRINTPLYEIQEEPRGSPQSWGMGVYTKSKSFDMKEEDEDSERGNEEITRNIGRGLSLRRCSQ; encoded by the exons ATG GGTTTGCTTTGGGATGAGATGGAGATAACCCAACAAGAGATCTCTCCCTGTGAATTAACATTGGAATGCAGGCCATCTGCAAAAAGATCACACACTGTCTTTGGAGATGAGACCCAGCAACTTCAAAAGTATCTGCGAGGACTGCAAATGGAGCGTCATAAAATTGAAGCTTTTAAACGAGAACTTCCTCATTCTATGCAACTGCTTGATGATG CTATTGAGGCTTCAGAACAGCAGCTGGGAAACTGTGAGAAGTTTAAGCACCCCATAGATGAGGAACAAAAATCTGTACTCCAAGAATTCATTCCTGTAAAAAAACCTAGCTGTGAAGAATCTGTAGGGAATAAATATGAGGGAATTGAGGTGAAGGGAGAAACTGCATATACATCAAATGATATGCCCAAGTGGATGATCTCAACTCCATTATGGAGCCACAACTATGAAGCTAAGCAG AATAGTTTGAAGCAGCAGGATTCACATCCACAACAAAGCTTTGCTTTACATAGAGCCGGTGGAGCATTTTCGCCATTCTCAAGAGAACAGAATGAAAACCCTAGATATCCACACCCTGATCAATCATGTGGTGCAGATGAGGTTGACAGCCATGCAATACCCAGCTGTAAAATGGTAGTTAGCTTGAAGAATAGAAATGGTGAAGATGATAATGGATTCAAGAAAACTTTTGAAGCCCAAGATGGTAGTGTTTCAAAGACATCTGATGGGGCCAACACCAACTCCAACACAACAGCCACTGAATGTCAGAGAAAGCCCAGAAGATGTTGGTCTCAAGAGCTCCATCGAAAATTTGTTGATGCTCTTCAACACTTGGGTGGCTCACAGG CCACTCCAAAGCAAATCAGAGAATTAATGAAAGTAGATGGGCTTACCAATGACGAAGTCAAAAGTCATTTGCAG AAATATAGGCTGCATACCAGAAGGCTGAGTCCTCCTTCTGTATCCACCTTAGCTCAACCTCAAGTTCCTCCTCACTTAGTAGTGGTGGGAGGCATTTGGGTTCATCCAGAACATGCATCTACAAGGGGCCAAGGTCTCTACGCTGCATTACCTGCTATACAACATGGGCATTTCTATTGCCAACCTTCTAATCCTGCCATTAATGGAGCAGAAGACTTTTGTCCTCAGAGGATTAATACACCACTTTATGAAATCCAAGAAGAGCCTCGAGGATCACCTCAATCATGGGGTATGGGAGTCTACACAAAATCTAAAAGTTTTGACAtgaaagaagaagatgaagacagtgAGAGAGGTAATGAGGAAATAACAAGAAATATTGGAAGGGGACTCTCTCTTCGCCGCTGTTCACAGTAA
- the LOC131037688 gene encoding transcription factor HHO2 isoform X2, whose product MLKWCDILSTSKGLLWDEMEITQQEISPCELTLECRPSAKRSHTVFGDETQQLQKYLRGLQMERHKIEAFKRELPHSMQLLDDAIEASEQQLGNCEKFKHPIDEEQKSVLQEFIPVKKPSCEESVGNKYEGIEVKGETAYTSNDMPKWMISTPLWSHNYEAKQNSLKQQDSHPQQSFALHRAGGAFSPFSREQNENPRYPHPDQSCGADEVDSHAIPSCKMVVSLKNRNGEDDNGFKKTFEAQDGSVSKTSDGANTNSNTTATECQRKPRRCWSQELHRKFVDALQHLGGSQATPKQIRELMKVDGLTNDEVKSHLQKYRLHTRRLSPPSVSTLAQPQVPPHLVVVGGIWVHPEHASTRGQGLYAALPAIQHGHFYCQPSNPAINGAEDFCPQRINTPLYEIQEEPRGSPQSWGMGVYTKSKSFDMKEEDEDSERGNEEITRNIGRGLSLRRCSQ is encoded by the exons ATGTTGAAGTGGTGTGATATTCTAAGCACTTCAAAG GGTTTGCTTTGGGATGAGATGGAGATAACCCAACAAGAGATCTCTCCCTGTGAATTAACATTGGAATGCAGGCCATCTGCAAAAAGATCACACACTGTCTTTGGAGATGAGACCCAGCAACTTCAAAAGTATCTGCGAGGACTGCAAATGGAGCGTCATAAAATTGAAGCTTTTAAACGAGAACTTCCTCATTCTATGCAACTGCTTGATGATG CTATTGAGGCTTCAGAACAGCAGCTGGGAAACTGTGAGAAGTTTAAGCACCCCATAGATGAGGAACAAAAATCTGTACTCCAAGAATTCATTCCTGTAAAAAAACCTAGCTGTGAAGAATCTGTAGGGAATAAATATGAGGGAATTGAGGTGAAGGGAGAAACTGCATATACATCAAATGATATGCCCAAGTGGATGATCTCAACTCCATTATGGAGCCACAACTATGAAGCTAAGCAG AATAGTTTGAAGCAGCAGGATTCACATCCACAACAAAGCTTTGCTTTACATAGAGCCGGTGGAGCATTTTCGCCATTCTCAAGAGAACAGAATGAAAACCCTAGATATCCACACCCTGATCAATCATGTGGTGCAGATGAGGTTGACAGCCATGCAATACCCAGCTGTAAAATGGTAGTTAGCTTGAAGAATAGAAATGGTGAAGATGATAATGGATTCAAGAAAACTTTTGAAGCCCAAGATGGTAGTGTTTCAAAGACATCTGATGGGGCCAACACCAACTCCAACACAACAGCCACTGAATGTCAGAGAAAGCCCAGAAGATGTTGGTCTCAAGAGCTCCATCGAAAATTTGTTGATGCTCTTCAACACTTGGGTGGCTCACAGG CCACTCCAAAGCAAATCAGAGAATTAATGAAAGTAGATGGGCTTACCAATGACGAAGTCAAAAGTCATTTGCAG AAATATAGGCTGCATACCAGAAGGCTGAGTCCTCCTTCTGTATCCACCTTAGCTCAACCTCAAGTTCCTCCTCACTTAGTAGTGGTGGGAGGCATTTGGGTTCATCCAGAACATGCATCTACAAGGGGCCAAGGTCTCTACGCTGCATTACCTGCTATACAACATGGGCATTTCTATTGCCAACCTTCTAATCCTGCCATTAATGGAGCAGAAGACTTTTGTCCTCAGAGGATTAATACACCACTTTATGAAATCCAAGAAGAGCCTCGAGGATCACCTCAATCATGGGGTATGGGAGTCTACACAAAATCTAAAAGTTTTGACAtgaaagaagaagatgaagacagtgAGAGAGGTAATGAGGAAATAACAAGAAATATTGGAAGGGGACTCTCTCTTCGCCGCTGTTCACAGTAA
- the LOC131037688 gene encoding transcription factor HHO2 isoform X4: protein MEITQQEISPCELTLECRPSAKRSHTVFGDETQQLQKYLRGLQMERHKIEAFKRELPHSMQLLDDAIEASEQQLGNCEKFKHPIDEEQKSVLQEFIPVKKPSCEESVGNKYEGIEVKGETAYTSNDMPKWMISTPLWSHNYEAKQNSLKQQDSHPQQSFALHRAGGAFSPFSREQNENPRYPHPDQSCGADEVDSHAIPSCKMVVSLKNRNGEDDNGFKKTFEAQDGSVSKTSDGANTNSNTTATECQRKPRRCWSQELHRKFVDALQHLGGSQATPKQIRELMKVDGLTNDEVKSHLQKYRLHTRRLSPPSVSTLAQPQVPPHLVVVGGIWVHPEHASTRGQGLYAALPAIQHGHFYCQPSNPAINGAEDFCPQRINTPLYEIQEEPRGSPQSWGMGVYTKSKSFDMKEEDEDSERGNEEITRNIGRGLSLRRCSQ from the exons ATGGAGATAACCCAACAAGAGATCTCTCCCTGTGAATTAACATTGGAATGCAGGCCATCTGCAAAAAGATCACACACTGTCTTTGGAGATGAGACCCAGCAACTTCAAAAGTATCTGCGAGGACTGCAAATGGAGCGTCATAAAATTGAAGCTTTTAAACGAGAACTTCCTCATTCTATGCAACTGCTTGATGATG CTATTGAGGCTTCAGAACAGCAGCTGGGAAACTGTGAGAAGTTTAAGCACCCCATAGATGAGGAACAAAAATCTGTACTCCAAGAATTCATTCCTGTAAAAAAACCTAGCTGTGAAGAATCTGTAGGGAATAAATATGAGGGAATTGAGGTGAAGGGAGAAACTGCATATACATCAAATGATATGCCCAAGTGGATGATCTCAACTCCATTATGGAGCCACAACTATGAAGCTAAGCAG AATAGTTTGAAGCAGCAGGATTCACATCCACAACAAAGCTTTGCTTTACATAGAGCCGGTGGAGCATTTTCGCCATTCTCAAGAGAACAGAATGAAAACCCTAGATATCCACACCCTGATCAATCATGTGGTGCAGATGAGGTTGACAGCCATGCAATACCCAGCTGTAAAATGGTAGTTAGCTTGAAGAATAGAAATGGTGAAGATGATAATGGATTCAAGAAAACTTTTGAAGCCCAAGATGGTAGTGTTTCAAAGACATCTGATGGGGCCAACACCAACTCCAACACAACAGCCACTGAATGTCAGAGAAAGCCCAGAAGATGTTGGTCTCAAGAGCTCCATCGAAAATTTGTTGATGCTCTTCAACACTTGGGTGGCTCACAGG CCACTCCAAAGCAAATCAGAGAATTAATGAAAGTAGATGGGCTTACCAATGACGAAGTCAAAAGTCATTTGCAG AAATATAGGCTGCATACCAGAAGGCTGAGTCCTCCTTCTGTATCCACCTTAGCTCAACCTCAAGTTCCTCCTCACTTAGTAGTGGTGGGAGGCATTTGGGTTCATCCAGAACATGCATCTACAAGGGGCCAAGGTCTCTACGCTGCATTACCTGCTATACAACATGGGCATTTCTATTGCCAACCTTCTAATCCTGCCATTAATGGAGCAGAAGACTTTTGTCCTCAGAGGATTAATACACCACTTTATGAAATCCAAGAAGAGCCTCGAGGATCACCTCAATCATGGGGTATGGGAGTCTACACAAAATCTAAAAGTTTTGACAtgaaagaagaagatgaagacagtgAGAGAGGTAATGAGGAAATAACAAGAAATATTGGAAGGGGACTCTCTCTTCGCCGCTGTTCACAGTAA